The Metamycoplasma phocicerebrale genome includes a region encoding these proteins:
- a CDS encoding IS30 family transposase translates to MNYKAFKKYFHISYEERFFIKKLMDNGYSIRKIARRLRRSPSTISREIKRNLDLTGNYDSCAANIKSFKRHSHKYMFRFNVNFSYKEFTNIFIQKYDKKFFGIKSTYHYIKTNFKIKLPSLRTVFNWIKSNQWTIKKHNRLRSFYKKGGKRTASVVSRLVTSASYVFPIWTRPKSIDLRQEYGHWEADLVIGKRSTGFRNILTLTERKTRIGFATFVLSKSGYEINTQLRKLIKENSLIVKSITIDNGIEFEKIGILAKWLKIKIYRAEPYASFQRGSNENWNGLIRREYKKGFNFNTINIETLQNISNKINEMPREILGWKSSKELFLKENYI, encoded by the coding sequence ATGAATTATAAAGCATTTAAAAAATATTTTCACATTTCTTATGAAGAAAGATTTTTTATCAAAAAATTAATGGATAATGGCTATTCAATACGAAAAATTGCTAGACGATTACGCAGAAGTCCTTCAACCATTTCTAGAGAAATAAAAAGAAATCTTGATTTAACTGGAAATTATGATTCTTGTGCAGCAAATATAAAATCGTTTAAAAGACATTCTCATAAATATATGTTTAGATTTAATGTTAATTTTAGCTATAAAGAATTTACTAACATTTTTATTCAAAAATATGACAAAAAGTTTTTTGGTATAAAATCAACATATCACTATATTAAAACTAATTTTAAAATTAAATTACCATCACTAAGAACTGTTTTTAATTGGATAAAAAGCAATCAATGAACAATTAAAAAACATAATAGATTAAGGAGTTTTTATAAAAAGGGCGGCAAACGAACAGCTTCAGTTGTAAGCAGATTAGTTACAAGCGCTAGCTATGTTTTTCCGATTTGAACTAGACCTAAATCTATAGATTTAAGACAAGAATATGGTCATTGAGAAGCTGATCTAGTAATTGGCAAGCGCAGCACTGGTTTCAGAAATATTTTAACTTTAACAGAACGAAAAACAAGAATAGGCTTTGCAACATTTGTTTTAAGTAAATCAGGTTATGAAATTAATACTCAACTACGCAAGCTAATAAAAGAAAATAGTTTAATTGTTAAAAGTATAACAATTGACAATGGTATAGAATTTGAAAAAATAGGAATATTAGCCAAATGATTAAAAATAAAAATTTATCGAGCTGAACCTTATGCATCATTTCAACGTGGTTCAAATGAAAATTGAAATGGTTTAATTAGAAGGGAATATAAAAAAGGTTTTAACTTTAATACAATCAACATTGAAACGTTACAAAATATTTCAAATAAAATAAATGAAATGCCAAGAGAAATACTTGGTTGAAAATCTTCAAAAGAACTATTTTTAAAAGAAAATTACATCTAA
- a CDS encoding AAA family ATPase has product MKLIQVEAHGFKSFADKVSLKFDGGVVAIIGPNGSGKSNINDAIRWVLGETSSKVLRGDSMEDVIFAGSKTEKEMNKAEVILTFDNRDRAVSIPHDFFTISRVLNRGKGANEYYINGGIARQKDIKEIAMQSGISKSSLAIIGQGTISDIAEATPERRREIFEEASGTSMYRSKKTEAMRKLERTDEALEQIEIIVQELERQIKPLQKQAEKAKIFKQKSEQLKEVEVSLLVHDFMSYSERLEKLNSEGLAYNQQKEDLEIKLKMYSEITNQKQQLMVQLDSSIEKLKTRIDEITSNISNLEIRSAREEKQREMLINGELKVTEEQRIEALKEELSSLNTKIESYKKYIATQKDKLENITQEITNLSASNNNAKRDVNIEKEKLHKINSKLDIIEEMRHSKTNLQKGTKHIVENAHIFKGYKGLVSDILKVDSKYSLAIETVLSNALQHIVVDNSETAVKAVEFLKQNKGGRATFIPLGSIKPKFVFEQHIVVAQTQKGFLGVASELIEVEKEFDILRKFLLGSILVADTIENANKISYLLEKRYMIVTLEGDIIRAGGVITGGQKNESANILDIEEQIKKLQDAKPSLIAFISAKEKEINENDQKLQQLSALFSNLTLDKTKQENSLKEAYVKFDEIRIKYESISKEKLDNLETVDIALKIQKLTLERSELNANKTSQSELLQSAKREFTDANTKLAEANNELNTLISDNAMKIAEKSKAETAIGYVKQRLSEQYNMLFDTAREFYNPEIDFEVARNLVRDLKNDIKDLGHVNLDSIAQLEETENRYNEVKKQEQDIIDAKTTIEEVIAEMDKIIIERITNTVTLANNEFKYVFSKMFGGGMAEIKYTDPENLLDSGIDVMAQPPGKSIKNLKLFSGGEKALIAISLLFSLLKAKPLPLCILDEVEAALDEANVIRFAEFLQSLKENTQFIVITHRQGTMERVDKLYGATMQKRGVTTFFSVNLTEAKQLVD; this is encoded by the coding sequence ATGAAACTAATACAAGTTGAAGCTCATGGTTTTAAATCATTTGCTGATAAAGTATCATTAAAATTTGATGGTGGCGTTGTCGCTATTATTGGTCCTAATGGTTCCGGAAAATCAAATATTAATGATGCTATAAGATGAGTTCTAGGTGAAACTAGTTCCAAGGTTTTGCGTGGAGATAGCATGGAAGATGTTATTTTTGCCGGTTCCAAAACAGAAAAAGAAATGAATAAAGCAGAAGTTATTTTAACTTTTGATAATAGAGATAGAGCAGTAAGCATACCTCATGATTTTTTTACAATATCTCGTGTTTTAAATAGGGGAAAAGGTGCTAATGAATACTATATTAATGGGGGAATAGCTAGACAAAAAGATATAAAAGAAATAGCGATGCAAAGTGGAATTTCAAAATCATCTTTAGCTATAATTGGTCAAGGCACCATATCTGATATAGCAGAAGCAACACCTGAAAGACGTCGTGAAATATTTGAAGAAGCTTCTGGTACTTCAATGTATCGTTCTAAAAAAACTGAAGCAATGAGAAAATTAGAAAGAACAGATGAAGCTTTAGAACAAATTGAAATTATAGTCCAAGAATTAGAAAGACAAATTAAGCCCTTACAAAAGCAAGCTGAAAAAGCCAAAATATTTAAACAAAAATCAGAACAACTTAAAGAAGTGGAAGTTTCCTTATTAGTTCATGATTTTATGTCTTATTCAGAAAGATTAGAAAAATTAAATTCAGAAGGCTTAGCATATAACCAACAAAAAGAAGATCTTGAAATAAAACTAAAAATGTATTCTGAAATTACTAATCAAAAGCAACAATTAATGGTCCAATTGGATTCTTCAATTGAAAAGTTAAAAACTAGAATTGATGAAATAACTTCAAATATATCAAATTTAGAAATTAGATCAGCTCGTGAAGAAAAACAACGTGAAATGCTTATTAATGGTGAACTAAAAGTTACTGAAGAACAAAGAATTGAAGCTTTAAAAGAAGAATTGAGTTCTTTAAATACTAAAATTGAATCGTACAAAAAATATATTGCTACACAAAAAGATAAATTAGAAAATATAACACAAGAAATTACCAATTTATCAGCTTCTAATAACAATGCTAAAAGAGACGTTAATATTGAAAAAGAAAAACTACATAAAATTAACTCTAAATTAGACATTATTGAAGAAATGAGACATTCTAAAACAAATCTTCAAAAAGGAACAAAACATATTGTTGAAAATGCCCATATATTCAAAGGTTATAAGGGACTAGTATCTGATATTTTGAAAGTAGATTCTAAATATAGTCTTGCTATAGAAACAGTTTTATCTAATGCATTGCAACACATTGTTGTTGATAATTCAGAAACAGCAGTTAAAGCAGTAGAATTTTTAAAACAAAATAAAGGTGGAAGAGCTACATTTATACCATTGGGTTCAATAAAACCAAAATTTGTTTTTGAACAACATATAGTTGTGGCTCAAACTCAAAAAGGTTTTTTAGGTGTAGCTTCTGAATTAATTGAAGTTGAAAAAGAATTTGATATTTTAAGAAAATTCTTACTAGGAAGTATATTAGTAGCAGACACAATAGAAAATGCTAATAAAATTTCTTACTTGTTAGAAAAAAGATACATGATTGTAACTTTAGAAGGCGACATTATTAGAGCTGGCGGCGTTATTACCGGTGGTCAAAAGAATGAATCTGCTAATATATTAGATATCGAAGAGCAAATCAAAAAATTACAAGATGCCAAGCCATCTTTAATTGCTTTCATTTCAGCAAAAGAAAAAGAAATTAATGAAAATGATCAAAAATTACAACAATTAAGCGCATTATTTTCAAATCTAACTTTAGATAAAACAAAACAAGAAAATAGTTTAAAAGAAGCTTATGTAAAATTTGATGAAATTAGAATTAAATATGAATCTATTTCCAAAGAAAAACTTGATAATCTAGAAACAGTAGACATTGCCTTAAAAATTCAAAAATTAACTTTAGAAAGAAGTGAATTAAACGCAAACAAAACTTCTCAATCTGAATTATTACAATCAGCTAAAAGAGAATTTACAGATGCAAACACAAAATTAGCAGAAGCTAATAATGAACTAAATACTTTAATTTCTGATAATGCTATGAAAATAGCTGAAAAATCTAAGGCTGAAACAGCAATTGGCTATGTAAAACAAAGATTATCTGAACAATATAATATGTTGTTTGACACAGCAAGAGAATTTTATAACCCTGAAATTGATTTTGAAGTAGCTAGAAATCTTGTGCGAGACTTAAAAAATGATATTAAAGATTTAGGACATGTCAATTTAGATTCTATTGCTCAATTAGAAGAAACAGAAAATAGATATAATGAAGTTAAAAAACAAGAGCAAGATATAATAGATGCTAAAACCACAATTGAAGAAGTTATTGCTGAAATGGATAAAATTATTATTGAAAGAATAACTAATACAGTTACTTTGGCCAACAATGAATTTAAATATGTTTTTTCAAAAATGTTTGGTGGTGGTATGGCTGAAATTAAATATACTGATCCAGAAAATTTATTGGATAGTGGTATTGATGTTATGGCACAACCTCCTGGAAAATCTATTAAGAATTTAAAACTATTTTCTGGTGGTGAGAAAGCTTTAATTGCTATTTCATTGTTATTCTCATTATTAAAAGCCAAACCATTACCTTTATGTATTTTAGATGAAGTTGAAGCTGCACTAGATGAAGCAAATGTTATTCGTTTTGCAGAATTTTTACAAAGTTTAAAAGAAAATACACAATTTATAGTGATTACTCACCGTCAAGGAACAATGGAAAGAGTTGATAAATTATATGGCGCTACTATGCAAAAACGTGGAGTTACTACATTTTTTAGTGTTAATTTAACTGAAGCAAAACAACTAGTGGATTAA
- the glyA gene encoding serine hydroxymethyltransferase gives MYKKISLVDKELETMINNECKRQEDHIELIASENYVSEDVLKAAGSCLTNKYGEGYPNKRYYGGCEYIDQIEMLAQERAKKLFNVNFANVQPYSGSVANAAIYLALLNPGDKVLGLSLDSGGHLTHGYKISFSGILYESYSYSVDENGFLDYDNILKIAKKVKPKLIICGYSAYSQIIQFDNFREIANQVGAYLLADISHISGLIIAGLHPSPVPYADVIMTTTHKTLRGTRGAIILSNNEEIAKKIDKAVFPGYQGGALFHQIAAKAASFYEALQPEFAEYQDQLLKNSKVFCQTFINKGAKIISGLTANNLFMIDVKTSYNLTGKEASNILQECNITVNKNSIPNDTESPMISSGIRLGSAAMTSRGFCEDEFIILANLIDKCLRDPQNENLKLVIKKEVAKLTSMFPIKRNYIKK, from the coding sequence ATGTATAAAAAAATTTCTTTAGTTGACAAAGAATTAGAAACAATGATTAATAATGAATGCAAAAGACAAGAAGACCATATTGAATTAATTGCTTCGGAAAATTATGTTTCAGAAGATGTTTTAAAAGCTGCAGGATCTTGTTTAACTAATAAATATGGGGAAGGATACCCAAATAAAAGATATTATGGTGGTTGTGAATATATTGATCAAATAGAAATGCTAGCACAAGAAAGAGCTAAAAAACTTTTTAATGTTAATTTTGCTAATGTTCAACCATACTCAGGTTCTGTAGCAAATGCAGCAATATATTTGGCTCTATTGAACCCAGGCGATAAAGTTTTGGGTTTATCATTAGATTCGGGTGGACACTTAACTCACGGCTATAAAATTTCTTTTAGTGGAATTTTATATGAATCTTATTCATACTCTGTAGATGAAAATGGTTTTTTAGACTATGATAATATTTTAAAAATTGCAAAAAAAGTAAAGCCTAAATTAATAATTTGTGGATACTCAGCTTATTCTCAAATAATTCAATTTGATAATTTTAGAGAAATAGCAAATCAAGTGGGGGCTTATTTATTAGCTGATATTTCACACATTTCAGGTTTAATAATAGCTGGATTACATCCATCTCCAGTTCCTTATGCTGATGTAATAATGACAACAACTCATAAAACATTAAGAGGGACAAGAGGAGCAATAATTTTAAGCAATAATGAAGAAATAGCTAAAAAAATAGATAAAGCTGTTTTTCCAGGGTATCAAGGCGGTGCTTTATTTCACCAAATAGCAGCTAAGGCAGCTTCTTTTTATGAAGCCTTACAACCTGAATTTGCAGAATATCAAGATCAACTTTTAAAAAATTCAAAAGTTTTTTGTCAAACATTTATAAATAAAGGCGCAAAAATAATATCGGGTTTAACTGCAAACAATTTATTTATGATCGATGTTAAGACTTCTTATAATTTAACTGGCAAAGAAGCTTCAAATATATTACAAGAATGCAATATTACAGTAAATAAAAATTCAATTCCAAACGATACAGAATCACCAATGATTTCCAGTGGTATTAGATTAGGTTCAGCCGCTATGACCTCTCGTGGTTTTTGTGAAGATGAATTTATTATTTTAGCTAACTTAATAGATAAGTGCTTAAGAGATCCTCAAAATGAAAATTTGAAACTAGTAATAAAAAAAGAAGTAGCCAAGCTAACTTCAATGTTTCCAATAAAAAGAAACTATATTAAAAAATAA
- a CDS encoding DAK2 domain-containing protein, with protein sequence MRKIDGKIWLEAVTSGAYNLKNKQNSINALNVFPVPDGDTGSNMASTIMSIINGNEKENTNISEVATKMAQDMLFSARGNSGVILSQIFKGFALGFNNKTEINSYDLVKSFQSASNSAYKAVLKPIEGTILTVIRETSEGLIDNVLIDSDIKDVFTIALGLARKSCDNTPNLLKVLKEVEVTDSGGEGLYAVLEGMLAYFQGSPIQLLNKEDDVNKFISDTEVFEGEFGYCTEFILELKKPKKFNRDFLINKLEKIGSSMVVVQDNSILKVHIHAIRPGEVLNAVNSLGQFIKVKIENMTLQANDSKKNADTSTKKTECNKDDEKCLERKASAIISCNSGAGIISTLKENGVSYIVEGGQTNNPSINDIVYAINSVNAETIFILPNNSNIILSAQQASTIVKDKKIIIIPTKSQAQSLSVLYNFSKDNSVEENHQLMRDALTNIHYGEVAPSIKTTKLDGIKVKAGEFMTIKEGKLTNTAKTFNEAAIKLLNELVSEDTQIVTLFYGQGVTEADINELQNYIEVNFGVSVDVYNGGQTIYPYLIAAE encoded by the coding sequence ATGAGAAAAATAGATGGAAAAATATGATTAGAAGCAGTTACATCGGGTGCTTATAATTTAAAAAATAAACAAAATTCAATTAACGCATTGAATGTTTTTCCAGTACCTGATGGAGATACTGGCTCAAACATGGCTTCAACAATTATGTCAATCATTAATGGAAATGAAAAAGAAAATACAAATATTTCAGAAGTGGCTACAAAAATGGCTCAAGATATGTTGTTTTCTGCACGTGGTAATTCAGGTGTAATTTTAAGTCAAATTTTTAAAGGTTTTGCCTTAGGCTTTAATAATAAGACCGAAATCAATTCTTATGATTTAGTTAAATCTTTTCAATCAGCGTCCAATTCTGCTTACAAGGCTGTTTTAAAACCTATTGAAGGTACAATTTTAACAGTTATAAGAGAAACTTCAGAAGGACTAATAGACAATGTTCTTATTGATAGTGACATTAAGGATGTTTTTACAATAGCTTTAGGTTTAGCAAGAAAAAGTTGTGATAATACTCCTAATTTGTTAAAAGTACTTAAAGAAGTAGAAGTTACTGACTCTGGAGGAGAAGGTTTATATGCAGTATTAGAAGGAATGCTTGCATATTTTCAAGGTTCTCCTATTCAATTACTAAATAAAGAAGATGATGTAAATAAATTTATATCAGATACCGAAGTTTTTGAAGGCGAGTTTGGTTATTGCACAGAATTTATACTTGAATTAAAAAAACCAAAGAAGTTTAATAGAGATTTTTTAATTAATAAATTAGAAAAAATTGGAAGTTCAATGGTTGTTGTTCAAGATAATTCAATTTTAAAAGTACACATTCATGCCATAAGACCAGGAGAAGTTTTAAATGCTGTTAATAGTTTAGGTCAATTTATTAAGGTTAAAATTGAAAATATGACTTTGCAAGCAAATGATAGTAAAAAAAATGCTGACACTTCAACTAAAAAAACAGAATGCAACAAAGATGATGAAAAATGTTTAGAAAGAAAAGCATCAGCTATAATATCATGTAATTCTGGAGCAGGTATTATTAGCACTTTAAAAGAAAATGGAGTATCTTACATTGTCGAAGGTGGCCAAACAAACAACCCTTCAATTAACGATATAGTGTATGCAATTAATTCAGTTAATGCTGAAACAATTTTTATCTTACCTAATAACTCAAATATTATTCTTTCAGCACAACAAGCATCTACTATTGTTAAAGATAAAAAAATTATTATTATTCCAACAAAATCTCAAGCTCAATCATTAAGCGTATTGTATAACTTTAGTAAAGATAATTCAGTAGAAGAAAACCACCAATTAATGCGTGATGCTTTAACAAATATTCATTATGGTGAGGTTGCTCCTTCAATTAAAACGACAAAATTAGATGGAATTAAAGTCAAGGCTGGCGAATTTATGACTATTAAAGAAGGCAAACTAACCAACACAGCCAAAACATTTAATGAAGCCGCTATAAAACTATTAAATGAATTAGTAAGTGAAGATACACAAATTGTTACATTGTTTTATGGCCAAGGGGTGACTGAAGCCGATATAAATGAATTACAAAATTATATTGAAGTAAATTTTGGTGTTAGTGTTGATGTATATAATGGCGGCCAAACTATTTATCCTTATTTAATTGCAGCGGAGTAA
- the plsX gene encoding phosphate acyltransferase PlsX gives MKKIVFDILNNDGGHFKALDAALKFKNENPNYQLTLVGPANIIKEYLKKNTNKFEIFDSNGLAHIENSPREILKNQSTMLDAFNFLNENEYDAILSSGDSGSLISLSSLKVKRLPNVARPAFMPMIPTINNKYILLLDAGANVETPSEYLNNWSLVATEYYKKIFNIQKPTVGLLNIGTEEYKGSNNIKEANHLLKDNTLINYQGFIEPKDAIEGKVDIVLAEGQIGNIFLKTLESSFIGFGRVLKQTIMSSCISKIGGLFLKPKLKKMKQRFDYRNVGGAYIVGLEKVVVKAHGSSDKIAFYNALNQIKNLLEKNNFIEDIKSNLGAINNE, from the coding sequence ATGAAAAAAATTGTTTTTGATATTTTAAATAATGATGGCGGACATTTTAAAGCCTTAGATGCTGCTTTAAAATTTAAAAATGAAAACCCTAATTATCAACTTACTTTAGTTGGACCTGCAAATATAATTAAAGAATATTTGAAAAAAAACACAAATAAATTTGAAATTTTTGATTCAAATGGGTTGGCTCATATTGAAAATTCTCCTCGTGAAATTTTAAAAAATCAATCTACTATGTTAGATGCTTTTAATTTTTTAAATGAAAATGAATATGACGCAATTCTAAGCAGCGGAGATAGTGGATCTTTAATCTCTTTATCAAGCCTAAAAGTAAAAAGGTTGCCAAATGTAGCAAGACCTGCATTTATGCCTATGATCCCAACAATTAATAATAAATATATTTTACTTTTAGATGCTGGGGCAAATGTTGAAACACCTTCTGAATATTTAAATAATTGATCTTTAGTTGCTACAGAATATTATAAAAAAATTTTTAATATACAAAAACCAACAGTAGGTTTATTAAATATAGGAACAGAAGAATATAAGGGAAGCAACAATATAAAAGAGGCAAATCATTTGCTTAAAGATAATACTTTAATTAATTATCAGGGCTTTATTGAACCTAAAGATGCGATTGAAGGAAAAGTGGATATTGTCTTGGCAGAAGGCCAAATAGGAAATATATTTTTAAAAACTTTGGAATCTTCTTTTATAGGTTTTGGTAGGGTTTTAAAACAAACAATAATGTCAAGTTGTATATCTAAAATTGGTGGTTTATTTTTAAAACCAAAATTAAAAAAGATGAAACAAAGATTTGATTATAGAAATGTGGGTGGAGCATATATTGTAGGACTGGAAAAAGTAGTAGTGAAGGCACATGGTAGTTCTGATAAAATAGCTTTTTATAATGCTTTAAATCAAATTAAAAATTTATTAGAAAAAAATAATTTTATTGAGGACATAAAATCAAATTTGGGAGCTATAAATAATGAATAA